The region CTTCCAGATCGCCTCAATCCTGCCCATGCTGGCGGCATTATGCTACGCGATGCTGCATATTCTGACACGCCATATCGGCGCCACCGAATCGGCGGTGACGATGACGCTTTATATCCAGATCACCTTTGTTCTGGTATCGCTTCTGATGGGGCTTTTTCTTGGGGGCGGGCAGCTCGACAATGACCTTCATCCGTCGTTGTCGTTTCTCCTCCGGGAATGGCATATGCCGCAGGTCTGGGAATACTGGCTTTTCATTGCCATTGGCATGACGAACGCGGTGGGCGGGTTTCTGATCTCCTTTGCCTATCGTCATGGTGAGGCAACCTTTGTTGCGCCGTTTGAATATGTTGCCATGCCGATTTCCATCCTCTGGGGGGTCATGGTATTTGGTGAAATGCCGGATCTGATCGGGTTTGCCGGTATTGCCCTTATCATGGCTTCCGGGCTTTTCATGGTCTATCGTGATATCCAGACAAGCCAGGAAAACATAGCCAAAAGGCCGAAATTCCGGCGCTAATTTCTGGACAGTTCAGCTTCCAGCAAGGCATGAAGCGGATTGTCCTTGCCAAGTTTTGCCTGCAGTCTTCCCCAGAATTCCCTCAAGGCCTCGCGATTGCCGAGACTTCGGGCGTGAAGACCGCTGAAGAAGAGAATCTCCGGATCTTCAGGGGAGATTTCGCGGGCCCGCACCAGCATCCGGTCAAGAATGGCGGGCATGACTTCGGGCAGGTCATCGGGGGGGAGCAGGATTTCGGTGAAGCGGATAAGAAGGGCCGCCTCGTCTTTCGTTCCTTCCATCAGGTCAAGAAAACGGCTGAGCGCGCGATCACGCCGCTCGCCATCGCCAATTACGGTGAGGGAGCGGATCAACATGATCCAGCCTTCCGCATCCGCGGTGGTCTGATCGGTGAAAAGACGATCTTCGAGACCGCCGATCATGCCTGCAATCTGCTCCGGTCCCGGGCCGGGTTCGGGAAGGTAGTCTTCTGCATCAACCCCGATCCGGGCTGCCGCCTCAGTGATGCCCGCAACGACGGCGGGGTATATCTCCGTGCCCTGGAGATCGGCGGCAAGCAACGAGAAGAGCGAAAGCGCGGCCGCATCATCACCTGACTGGCTCAGATAAAGGGCCTTGAGGTAGCGGCCCCGCCAGTCATCGGGGGCTTCGGCGAGCCCTTCATCAATCCAGTCGAGTGCCCGGCTGGTGACTATTCCATCCGCCTGCCGGGTAAGCGCTTCGCCGATCATGCTCTTGATCCGGGGATTTCCTGTCAGGTCCAGAATGGAGGTGAGGGTTTTGATTTCGGTATCGGAATCCCCTGCCGCGGCGGCGGCATCCGCAAGCTGGAAGAGCGTTTCGATATCATCCGGATTGGTGCGGGCCGCCTGTCTTGCATCGTTCAGTGCCTGCTGTCGTTGCCGGATAACGGTATCGTTTTCCTGCTCGATCGCGGCGATTTCATCGAGGCGGGCGCTGAGCGGCAGATCCCCCATGCCAAGACGGCCATTCAAAAGGTAGAGGCCGACGCTGGCAATCATGGCGAGCAATAACACCGCGCCGCCAAGCCGATGCTGGACGCGCCGCTCGCCGCGGAAAAGATCACGCCCGAGCAATGCCGTGCTGACCAGCAACAACAGCGCCATGGCAACAAGGCTGGTGAGGAGCGCGGTATCTGCCATCATGGTGCCTCGTTTTCATGTTCAGAGGATGATCCATCCCGTCCCCGCCGTGCCAGTGCAACGCCCAGAACACCGATACCCAGGAGAGCAAATGGGGCAACCCACAAGGCGAGGGTGGCGGGGCCCAAAGGCGGGCTCAGCAGAACATAATCGCCGTAGCGTTCACGAAGGAAGAGTTTGATATCATCGTCGGTCTGGCCGGATTTTATCTCCTGCCGGATCAACCGCCGCAAATCCTGGGCAAAGGCCGAATCGCTGTCATCGATGGACTGGTTCTGGCAGACAAGGCACCGAAGCTGGGCCGAAAGACTGCGGGCACGTTCTTCCAGCCCGGGATCGGCAAGGCGTTCTTCGGGCAGAAGTGCTGCTGCGGGTGAAGCCAGAAGAGGAGAGGCCAGAAGCATGATGGCAAAAAGGAAAGGGCGGAATGGTGTCATCCGGATGTTGCCTTTCTGATCGCATCGCCAACCGCCCCGGATAGATCATTGGCGAAGACTGGCCCCTGCTGATGATGCAGGATCGTTCCATCCCGGCCAATGATAAAGGTTTCGGGAAGACCGTGGACACCAAGCTTGATGCTGGTACTGCCATCCTCATCAATGCCGATCAAGGTGTAGGGATTGCCGAACTGGTCAAGAAATGCCGCTGCATCGGCCGCATCATCACGGTAGTTGATGCCCAGAACCGGGATGTCTTCGGCCATGGCCTCGATCGATGCCGCCTCAAGCCTGCATGGACCGCACCAGGACGCGAAAACATTGACCGCGAACGCTTTTCCCTGCCAGTCGGCAAGATTGACCGTGCCGCTCCGGCCCATGGCGGGAAGCGAGATCATGGGCACGGGTTTGCCGGTCATGGAAAAGCCGATGGATTTCGTGTTGCGTGAGCCATCCAGCGACGCGTTCAGCATCACATAGGCGAGAACGCCGATCACGGCGAAAAGCGCAAGAGGCAGGAGCAGGAGAAGTTTTTTCATGGCTGCTCCTTATCGTCGGGATATGTCGATCTGCCCATGGCGATGATCCCGCCCAGCGCCATCAACCCGGCACCGAACCAGATCCAGGACACAAGAGGCTTGTCGTAAAGCCTGAGGGTGTAGCCGCGTTCGGCATCGCCATCGCCGAGGACAGCATAGGCATCGCCGTCGATGCGGGGACGGATCGCGGCTTCGGTGGTGGTGGTGCCGGCAACAGGATAGAAGCGGATTTCGCTGATCATCGTGTCGATGACGTCGCCCTTCTTGTCGATGAGGCTGAGCCTGGCGGCGGTGGAGGTATAGTTCGGCCCGGCCAGAGGTTTCACGTCTTCGAGCCGGAATGTCTTTGAGCCGGCCTTGAGCGTATCGCCGGGAAAGATGCGTTCGATCGTCTCGCTCTGGAAGAAACTGGCCCCGGCGGCGCCGAGAATAAAGACCGCCACCCCCAGATGGGCGATATTCATCCCCCAGCGGGACAGGGGCATTCCGGCCAGACGGCGCAGGGCATCGGCAGGTTTCGCCCGGGTCATCCCGGTGGTGACGGCGATATCCATCATCACGCCTGCAATGAGCCAGAGCGCAAGGCCGATTGTTGCAAGGGCGGTGACGTTGCGAGGGGCAAGAGCAAGGGTGCAGACGCCGATACCGGCAAGAACAAACGCCAAAAGAGGGATGAGCCGTTTTATCAGAAGCCGGCTTTCGGCCCGCTGCCAGGCCAGGAGTGGCCCGGCCGCCATCACCACCACCATGAGCCCCATCAATGGCGCAAAGGTGGCGTTATAGAAGGGCGGGCCCACGGAAATGCGTGCCCCGTTCCAGGCTTCAAGCCCGAGGGGATAGAGCGTGCCGATCAGCACCGTGGCGGTGGCAACAACAAGCAGGAGGTTATTGGCGACAAGCGCGGTCTCACGGCTCAGCAAGGCGGATCTGTCGCGGGAGGCCAGCCGGTCCCCGCGCAGCGCGAAGAGGAGAAGCGGGCCGCCAATGCTCACCATCAGCATCGTCAGAATGACCATGCCGCGCGCGGGATCCGTCGCAAAAGCATGGACAGATGTCAGAAGCCCGGAGCGAACAATGAACGTCCCGAGCAGACTGAGCGCAAAACCGATGATGGCGAGAAGAACCGTCCAGGTCTTGAACGTATTTCTTTTCTCAACCACGATCACCGAATGGATCAGCGCTGTCGCGATGAGCCAGGGCAGGAGCGAGGCGTTTTCCACCGGATCCCAGAACCACCAGCCGCCCCAGCCGAGTTCGTAATAGGCCCACCACGAACCAAGCGCGATCCCGAGGGTGAGGGCGGACCAGGCGGCAAGAATGAACGGTCTTGCCTGACATGCCCAATCCCTGTCGGCCTTGCCTTCGATCAGCGCCGCCACGGCAAAGCTGAAGGCAACCGAAAGCCCGACATAGCCGAGATAGAGCATGGGCGGATGAAAGGCCAGCCCCGGGTCCTGCAGTAGCGGATTAAGCCCGTTGCCATCAAGAGGGGCTGGATCCAGCCGCAGAAACGGATTGGAGGTCAGCAACATGAAGAGCAGAAAGGCAAAAGCGATCATGCCCTGAACCGACAGCACGCGTGCCTGCCGTCGAGGCTCAATCCTGCCCGAGACAGCCACCATGGTGGAAAACAGCGCAAGGATCAGCACCCAGAGAAGAAGGGAGCCTTCGTGGTTTCCCCAGACGCCCGCAATCTTGTAAAGGACAGGTTTGAGCGAATGAGAGTGGCTGGCCACGAGTTTGACCGAAAAGTCAGAGCGCAGAAAAGCCGTGGTCAGGAGACCAAAGGCAATCAGTATCTGGCCGAGAAGCACGATTGCGGCGGATCGTCCCGCCCGCAACAGGCGGATATCCCCGAGATGCGCGCCAAGCATCGGGATGATGGCCATCATGAGTGCCGTGCCGATACTCAAGGCAAGGGTGAAATGCCCGATTTCGGCAAGGCCGTTCAATTCCCGGTCTCCCCGCCTTGCCAGACCCCCTGTTCTTTCAGGGTTTCGGCCACTTCCTTCGGCATATAGGTTTCATCATGTTTGGCAAGGACGGTATCGGCGGTGAAATTCTTCCCGTTGAAGGTGCCTTCGGCGATGATGCCCTGGCCTTCGCGAAAGAGATCTGGCAGAACGCCGCGATAGGCGATGGTGACATCGGTGGTGCCATCGCTGACATCAAATCGGGCATCGATCCCGTCAATGGCAACCGATCCTTCCACCACCAGACCACCAACCCTGATCCGGCGATCATCAAGAGGCTTGCCCATGAGATCCGTCGGCCCGTAGAAATAGACAACCGTATCTTCGAGCGCCACCAGCACCAGTGATGCCGCCAGCGCAAGAACGGCCCCGGCCGCCGCCAACCCGATGCCGCGCCGCATCTTGGGGGAGAGGTCAGCCATGTTCTTTCGTCCCTTCATCTGTTTCCCCGGTGGCGGTCAATCCGGCCAGCCTGGCACTTGACTGCCGGTGCCGGTGGATACTGGCAAGCGTAATGCCGCCAAGAATGAGGACGCCAACACTCCAGGCAGGCCAGATATAGGCGGCATAGCCTCCCATGGAAAGGAATTCTTCCATCAGGACTGGCCCCCGATCCGTTGCGCGAGCACGTCTATGCGGCGTTCGGTCAGGAGTGTCCGCATCCGGAGAATGGATATGGCAATGAACCAGCTCAGCATGGCCAGCGCCATCAGAAAAAGCGGCGTCAGCATGCTCGGGTCAACCAACGGGCCGCCACGACGGATGATGCTCGCCCCTTGATGAAGCGTGTTCCACCAGTCAACGGAAAACTTGATGATCGGCAGGTTGATCACGCCGACCAGCAGCAGGAGAGATGCGGCCTTGCTGCCGCGCTCGCTGCGGTCAAACCCGTCGACAAGGGCGATATAGCCGACATAGAGAAAGAACAGGATCAGCATGGAGGTCAGCCGTGCATCCCAGACCCACCAGGTTCCCCACATGGGCCGACCCCAGAAGGACCCGGTTATCAAGGTGATCAGCGCAAAGCCCGCACCGGGAAGGGCCATGGCTCTGGCCCCGATATCCGCCAGCGGATGTTTCCATACAAGAAAGAAAAATGCCGCCACCGCCATCATGAGGTATCCGGCCAGCGCCATCCAGGCGGCGGGGACGTGGATATACATGATCCGGACTGTCTCCCCCTGCTGATAATCTGCCGGGGAGTTGAGGAAGGCCGCATACAGCCCTGCGCAGGCCGACAGCCCGAAGATCACCCAGGCGACGGGCAGAATGACACGGGTCAGTTTCAGAAACCGGGTCGGGTTTGCGAGGTAATCAAACATAATCCTGTTCTACCAGCATCATGGCGATTTCGATATGCGTATTTTTATCGCGGGGGGGCGGATGCTTGCCTGAAGAGTGCCTTGAGGCGTTAACGCAAAGCTCAGACCCGGGCCGCCGCTTCAACCATCACCTTCAATTTGGCTTCAGCAAGCCCGGCGGGCAGAAGGCCGAGACCGCAATCAGGCGCTGCCACCAGCCGGTCACGGTCGATATGCTCGAGGGCGGCTTTGAGGCGCTGCTCAATTTCATCCACCGTTTCAAGCCGGCTTCGCGCCACGGCAACGGTGCCGAAAATGATGGTCTTTTTCGAGAAAAGATCAAGGAGGCCAAGATCATTGCAACAATGCGCATCCTCGATGGAGAGCTGATCAAATCCCGCCTCATCGACGGCAGCGGAAAGCCGGGCATAGCTCTGGGGATCAGCTTTCTTGTAATCTTCATCATCAAGGTGATCAGGGTAGCCGCAACACATGTGAACAATTCGCGTCACATGGCCCGGGACGTTGTGAAAGCATCGTTCCAGCCCGTCGAGGCCGAAATCAAGCGCGTCATCCACCTGGCGGGCAAAAAGAGGCTCATCGACCTGAATATATGTGCATCCGGCCTCCACCAGCCCGAGAATTTCCCGGTTGACGGTCTCTGCGAGATCACGGTTCAGCCGCGGCCGGTCATTGTAGTGGCAATCGGCGTTGGTATCCATGATCGTCAGCGGCCCCGGGAGGGTGAATTTAAGCGGCACCGGGCTTGCTTTCTGCGCGGCCTTGAAATCATGGGGGGCATAGAGCGGCCCCTTGTGCGCAACCTCGCCACGGATGGCAGGCAGATCGGTTTCATATGCCCCATCCCGAAGGACACGATGCTCAAGATGGTGGAAATCAAAGCCCTCGATATGACGGCAATGGTAATGGATGTAGTTTTCACGCCGGACCTCACCATCGGTGGGAATGGTCACCCCGGCATTGACCTGAATGTCGATCACTTCCTTTGCGGCGCGCACGAAAAGAGCCTCATCCTCAGGGGTGAGGTTTTCCAACGCCCTGGTGTAATCCAGCGTTGTCTTGGGGGCGTTCATTCCGCCTTCGGTGCGGGCCGCGTCAAACCAGTCGCGCACCGGCAGGTAATCAGGTTTCGGAAAAGATCCGATGGTGGTGGTGGGTATCGGTTTGCCGGCCATGATTATCCTCCCTGGTGCCATCAAGACTATGCGTGTCAGTATAGCAGAAAGCACGCCTTGAGGCACATGGATTTGCCGAATTGCGGTGCAGGCCGAAGGGAACAAGCCATCAGAGAAGGGTGAGCACGTTTTCGGGCGGGCGGCCTATGACCGCCTTGTCCCCTTTGCAGATGATGGGACGTTCGATGACTTTCGGGTGCCGGATCATCAGTGAAATGAGGCGGTCTTCGGAAATCGCGCCAAGCGGGGCGATATGGTCTTTGTATTCTGTCTCCCCCTTGCGGAGGAGATCTTCTGCCCGCATTGCCAATTTTCGCAGCACCTCGCGGAAATCATCCGCTGATGGCGGTGTTTCCATATAGAGGATGATGCGCGGCTCAACCCCGTTTTCCTGGAGAAGAGCCAGCGCCTTGCGTGATTTGCTGCATCGAGGATTATGGTAGATCGTGAGGTGATCCATCCTTCTTTCCGCTCATCATCGGTGTATCATCTGGCAAGGCTGAGGTGTATTTTAATGGGCATAATTTCTTTTACCGTATCAGCCAGGTTGCTGGATTTTCAGCTCCGTGAATACCCGCCTTCGAGACGATATGTCTGGCTTCTCGGGCCACCAACCCTGGAGAGAAGATTGATTTTTTCCAGAGACTTAATTGACTTGTAGAACTGCGACTTCGAGATGACATCGCTGGTATTGGAAGCCTCTTCAAAAAGATCTTCGTAAGATGCCTTGAATACCTGCTCCCCTTCCTGGGACAATTTCCAGAGCATCAGCAAAACTTCCCGGTCCGAATTTGTCAGGCTGGAAAGGCCGATATCTTCAGCGGCATGATTTGCCATTTTCAGAAGGCCCAGAAACAAACTAAGATTGCTCATATTTTTTCCTTAAAAGTAGAAAGTTCATTATTGGTCTGAATACAAACAGGAATAACACAAAAATTACAACAGATCCAATCATATCCCCAATTATCATCATGAAAAGAAAATATACCTCTTCAAAACCGTAAAGCAATTGATGGCTGAGCGCATTGATAAACGACGACATGAGCGAAATTGACAAATACAGCCACAAAACATTTATGTTGATCACTTCATCGTCAATCGGGGCCTTCCACAACGGGCGTTTGAGGGAGGCGTTGATCATAAGAATCGGGATGATAACCGCCATGGTCCCGATCAAAGACCCTTTTACGATAGTTAATGATAATCCTGCCGTGAGCAGGCCGAAAAGCAATTGGGCCAGAAAAATGTAGATAAACGCCGCAGGTCCGAGGATCAGTGCATAGAGAATTTTCATCCCGTGGGGGATGAAAACGTAACTGACCTTTGATACATACACATCTGTCCGCAACGCCAGTTCGGCAGGGTATATTGCATAAATCTGTAACAAATATGAGGCAAAAATGAACAGAAAATAGATAAAAAACGTTTCTTTTTTCATGAATAAAAACAATCTCTTAAGCGGCGAAATTTCAGCCTAGCCAATTTATGCCGGATTTGCAATTTTTAGATTGAGCCTTAAGGTTGTTTGCAAAGGTGGTGAGATACGCATGGTACATTTTCTCCGGTCCTCATTGATCGTCATCAAATCCAGCCCTCGATTGGCCGGGGCACTGTCCTGGGTTCTGGCCCTGATTATCATCGTCTTGTCGCTGACGCCATTGCAGCAACTGCCTGAAGTTCCCGGGGGTGATAAAACCCATCATCTCATCGCCTATGCTGCCCTGGCTTTTCCGAATGCGCTGGCAAGGCCGGGGAAGATATTCTTCTTTGGGCTGATTTATGCGGGTCTGGGCGGCGGTATCGAGTTGATCCAGCCTTATGCAAACCGATATGGCTCATGGCTGGATTTTGCCGCCAATCTGGGTGGTGTCAGCATCGGGACTGTCTGCGGCCTGTATCTGGCCAGATATCTGGCCAGATATCCGGACGGCCATACGCCCGAACAACACCATTCTTAATCATAAGGACTTGATCACAAGAGATTAAGGTGCCGGGTAGAGATGAGGCGGCGTTGCTTCAAGTCACCGGTC is a window of Alphaproteobacteria bacterium LSUCC0684 DNA encoding:
- a CDS encoding DMT family transporter, which gives rise to MSAVSLRSNLFGAAAATGAMAFFSVTDVTIKLLSGDYPLHEIVLFRSLVGLLTILIFFLPFVGGFSVFRTRRLGMHLFRGLCVVLANLFFFVGLAVLPLAEAVAIFFVSPLLITVLSIIFLGERVGPRRWIAIFAGLIGVMIIVRPGTESFQIASILPMLAALCYAMLHILTRHIGATESAVTMTLYIQITFVLVSLLMGLFLGGGQLDNDLHPSLSFLLREWHMPQVWEYWLFIAIGMTNAVGGFLISFAYRHGEATFVAPFEYVAMPISILWGVMVFGEMPDLIGFAGIALIMASGLFMVYRDIQTSQENIAKRPKFRR
- a CDS encoding tetratricopeptide repeat protein gives rise to the protein MMADTALLTSLVAMALLLLVSTALLGRDLFRGERRVQHRLGGAVLLLAMIASVGLYLLNGRLGMGDLPLSARLDEIAAIEQENDTVIRQRQQALNDARQAARTNPDDIETLFQLADAAAAAGDSDTEIKTLTSILDLTGNPRIKSMIGEALTRQADGIVTSRALDWIDEGLAEAPDDWRGRYLKALYLSQSGDDAAALSLFSLLAADLQGTEIYPAVVAGITEAAARIGVDAEDYLPEPGPGPEQIAGMIGGLEDRLFTDQTTADAEGWIMLIRSLTVIGDGERRDRALSRFLDLMEGTKDEAALLIRFTEILLPPDDLPEVMPAILDRMLVRAREISPEDPEILFFSGLHARSLGNREALREFWGRLQAKLGKDNPLHALLEAELSRN
- a CDS encoding cytochrome c-type biogenesis protein → MTPFRPFLFAIMLLASPLLASPAAALLPEERLADPGLEERARSLSAQLRCLVCQNQSIDDSDSAFAQDLRRLIRQEIKSGQTDDDIKLFLRERYGDYVLLSPPLGPATLALWVAPFALLGIGVLGVALARRGRDGSSSEHENEAP
- a CDS encoding DsbE family thiol:disulfide interchange protein, which translates into the protein MKKLLLLLPLALFAVIGVLAYVMLNASLDGSRNTKSIGFSMTGKPVPMISLPAMGRSGTVNLADWQGKAFAVNVFASWCGPCRLEAASIEAMAEDIPVLGINYRDDAADAAAFLDQFGNPYTLIGIDEDGSTSIKLGVHGLPETFIIGRDGTILHHQQGPVFANDLSGAVGDAIRKATSG
- a CDS encoding heme lyase CcmF/NrfE family subunit, with translation MNGLAEIGHFTLALSIGTALMMAIIPMLGAHLGDIRLLRAGRSAAIVLLGQILIAFGLLTTAFLRSDFSVKLVASHSHSLKPVLYKIAGVWGNHEGSLLLWVLILALFSTMVAVSGRIEPRRQARVLSVQGMIAFAFLLFMLLTSNPFLRLDPAPLDGNGLNPLLQDPGLAFHPPMLYLGYVGLSVAFSFAVAALIEGKADRDWACQARPFILAAWSALTLGIALGSWWAYYELGWGGWWFWDPVENASLLPWLIATALIHSVIVVEKRNTFKTWTVLLAIIGFALSLLGTFIVRSGLLTSVHAFATDPARGMVILTMLMVSIGGPLLLFALRGDRLASRDRSALLSRETALVANNLLLVVATATVLIGTLYPLGLEAWNGARISVGPPFYNATFAPLMGLMVVVMAAGPLLAWQRAESRLLIKRLIPLLAFVLAGIGVCTLALAPRNVTALATIGLALWLIAGVMMDIAVTTGMTRAKPADALRRLAGMPLSRWGMNIAHLGVAVFILGAAGASFFQSETIERIFPGDTLKAGSKTFRLEDVKPLAGPNYTSTAARLSLIDKKGDVIDTMISEIRFYPVAGTTTTEAAIRPRIDGDAYAVLGDGDAERGYTLRLYDKPLVSWIWFGAGLMALGGIIAMGRSTYPDDKEQP
- the ccmE gene encoding cytochrome c maturation protein CcmE, with the translated sequence MADLSPKMRRGIGLAAAGAVLALAASLVLVALEDTVVYFYGPTDLMGKPLDDRRIRVGGLVVEGSVAIDGIDARFDVSDGTTDVTIAYRGVLPDLFREGQGIIAEGTFNGKNFTADTVLAKHDETYMPKEVAETLKEQGVWQGGETGN
- the ccmD gene encoding heme exporter protein CcmD; translated protein: MEEFLSMGGYAAYIWPAWSVGVLILGGITLASIHRHRQSSARLAGLTATGETDEGTKEHG
- a CDS encoding heme ABC transporter permease, coding for MFDYLANPTRFLKLTRVILPVAWVIFGLSACAGLYAAFLNSPADYQQGETVRIMYIHVPAAWMALAGYLMMAVAAFFFLVWKHPLADIGARAMALPGAGFALITLITGSFWGRPMWGTWWVWDARLTSMLILFFLYVGYIALVDGFDRSERGSKAASLLLLVGVINLPIIKFSVDWWNTLHQGASIIRRGGPLVDPSMLTPLFLMALAMLSWFIAISILRMRTLLTERRIDVLAQRIGGQS
- a CDS encoding cobalamin-independent methionine synthase II family protein; translation: MAGKPIPTTTIGSFPKPDYLPVRDWFDAARTEGGMNAPKTTLDYTRALENLTPEDEALFVRAAKEVIDIQVNAGVTIPTDGEVRRENYIHYHCRHIEGFDFHHLEHRVLRDGAYETDLPAIRGEVAHKGPLYAPHDFKAAQKASPVPLKFTLPGPLTIMDTNADCHYNDRPRLNRDLAETVNREILGLVEAGCTYIQVDEPLFARQVDDALDFGLDGLERCFHNVPGHVTRIVHMCCGYPDHLDDEDYKKADPQSYARLSAAVDEAGFDQLSIEDAHCCNDLGLLDLFSKKTIIFGTVAVARSRLETVDEIEQRLKAALEHIDRDRLVAAPDCGLGLLPAGLAEAKLKVMVEAAARV
- the arsC gene encoding arsenate reductase (glutaredoxin) (This arsenate reductase requires both glutathione and glutaredoxin to convert arsenate to arsenite, after which the efflux transporter formed by ArsA and ArsB can extrude the arsenite from the cell, providing resistance.): MDHLTIYHNPRCSKSRKALALLQENGVEPRIILYMETPPSADDFREVLRKLAMRAEDLLRKGETEYKDHIAPLGAISEDRLISLMIRHPKVIERPIICKGDKAVIGRPPENVLTLL
- a CDS encoding VanZ family protein, with the protein product MVHFLRSSLIVIKSSPRLAGALSWVLALIIIVLSLTPLQQLPEVPGGDKTHHLIAYAALAFPNALARPGKIFFFGLIYAGLGGGIELIQPYANRYGSWLDFAANLGGVSIGTVCGLYLARYLARYPDGHTPEQHHS